One genomic segment of Naumovozyma castellii chromosome 9, complete genome includes these proteins:
- the TCM62 gene encoding Tcm62p (ancestral locus Anc_3.247): MVDKSFPFARLTRSIKTLHTPIYDAKAPITRTHLLAKVKLLNKILNSCTYNRTLLCTTKYNASPKFLSSRDTVRVKNVIDEYLRSLHVKEASKFKVTPKEKLEKLGLELFLQCNESHKSPVATTLACSLAENMNRYPDVDISTGINMGLDYAREFLLKNKIILSSPKEVDALVDNLVTEEKDSEVIKKVLKILDYDLTSDDMVRVIKGQRVDDEVSTSQGWKFFNSSLWTNEAYLRSLEIPKNKLVSLKDRALVLVYDGTLRDAKQILPSLHYATTIKRSLVILTTGDCVGDALTSIIIHNNKNRRGGSESRALVLKYIEKENDNLSIQENYNLLSFLNLPNGFESIYTPDFSSLIPSKVCANKYFGKIDTLKATSHETFLYNSETWDKSNGKNSSSPMRKTITLYVGGFNEIDVVERVSTLDNAINNILSNGLAKGFLPAYGSSLIKVIPGLEKMKLDHKESNPSIQLGLSAVIDSFYHPMECALNNSYGIDRSTTSEIVSRTIQDKEFDSILKIPIQYRTSLEPWNKMDDCIRNLQSYLKLVNSCHTIVAKIFEPKKK, encoded by the coding sequence ATGGTTGATAAATCTTTCCCTTTTGCGCGACTGACTCGTTCCATCAAAACACTTCACACTCCAATCTATGATGCCAAGGCACCAATAACAAGAACACATCTATTAGCTAAagtgaaattattaaataaaattttgaattccTGTACTTATAATAGAACATTACTTTGCACTACAAAATATAATGCTTCACCGAAATTTCTTTCCTCTAGAGATACCGTAAGGGTAAAGAACgtaattgatgaatatcTAAGATCTTTGCATGTCAAGGAAGCGTCTAAGTTCAAGGTCAcaccaaaggaaaaattggagAAACTTGGGCTCGAATTGTTTTTGCAATGTAACGAAAGTCATAAATCCCCTGTTGCTACGACTCTGGCATGCTCTTTAGCTGAAAATATGAATCGATATCCCGACGTCGATATCTCAACTGGTATAAATATGGGACTAGATTATGCTAGGgaatttcttttaaaaaataaaataatattatcaagCCCTAAAGAGGTAGATGCACTCGTTGACAATTTGGTGACTGAGGAGAAGGATTCTGAAGTAATCAAGAAGGTCCTTAAGATATTGGATTATGATTTGACATCTGATGATATGGTTCGCGTTATAAAAGGTCAGAGggttgatgatgaagtcTCTACATCCCAAGGTTggaaattcttcaatagtTCATTATGGACCAACGAAGCATATTTGAGGTCGTTGGAAATCccaaaaaataaacttgtttctttgaagGATAGGGCATTGGTATTAGTATATGACGGTACATTAAGAGATGCAAAGCAAATATTACCTTCATTACATTATGCGACAACAATAAAGAGGTCCTTAGTTATCTTGACTACAGGTGACTGCGTTGGAGATGCTTTAACTTCGATAATCATCCACAATAACAAAAATAGAAGAGGTGGAAGTGAAAGTAGAGCCCTTGTTTTGAAATACatagagaaagaaaatgataatcTCTCTATTCAGGAGAATTATAACCTTCTatctttcttgaatttaCCAAATGGATTCGAAAGTATTTATACACCAGATTTCAGTTCATTGATCCCTTCCAAGGTTTGCGCCAACAAATACTTTGGAAAAATCGATACACTTAAAGCAACCTCTCATGAGACATTTCTATACAATTCAGAAACTTGGGACAAGTCAAATGGTaagaattcttcttcaccgATGAGAAAAACGATAACCTTATATGTTGGGGGATTCAATGAGATAGATGTTGTTGAAAGAGTAAGCACATTGGATAATGCAATCAACAACATATTGAGTAATGGCTTAGCTAAGGGGTTCCTACCTGCTTATGGAAGCTCTCTTATAAAAGTTATTCCTGGACTGGAGAAAATGAAACTTGATCATAAAGAATCTAATCCAAGCATTCAGTTAGGTTTATCTGCTGTTATCGACAGTTTTTATCATCCAATGGAATGTGCCCTAAACAACTCTTATGGGATTGATAGAAGCACGACTTCTGAAATCGTATCAAGAACGATACAAGacaaagaatttgattcaattttaaaaattccGATACAATATCGAACGTCACTTGAGCCATGGAATAAAATGGATGATTGTATTAGAAACCTTCAAAGTTATTTGAAGCTTGTAAATAGTTGCCACACCATTGTGGCAAAAATCTTTgaaccaaagaaaaaatga
- the CST26 gene encoding putative acyltransferase (ancestral locus Anc_3.244), which produces MSKHQQNEEVHPGWIRYNVRKICFPFISIVIFVQDTMALLSAQAIGLFLLSNDPLKVRHLLDATKRAFIVILMTILTIVAPSTIRITTDNKTITPSTFYRDPKKGRICSQLRNNSITICNHQIYTDWILLWWLAYTSTLAGKVYIMLKKSLEKIPVLGYGMKNFNFIFMDRKWASDKGTLDKQLTEIDARARGISKMQKLHDKEIKKADAGVEPYNLILFPEGTVLSENTRNQSLAYAKKVGRSPFKCVLLPHTTGLRFSLQRLKPSLDILYDVTIGYSGVKQDDYGENTYGLKSIFFEGKYPKLVDIYIRSYDIKDIPLDNEEEFIEWIYKVWQEKDLLLENYYKYGCFHQDEKLSTSVVNSFKINPLEFYGALLLPICTLMFVLIIVYMSIF; this is translated from the coding sequence ATGTCAAAACATCAACAGAACGAAGAGGTACATCCAGGTTGGATTCGATACAATGTAAGAAAAATCTGTTTTCCTTTTATTTCCATTGTTATCTTTGTTCAAGATACAATGGCTCTTTTGTCAGCCCAAGCCATAGGTTTATTCCTGTTATCCAATGACCCGCTAAAAGTACGGCACCTCTTGGATGCTACTAAGAGAGCATTTATAGTCATACTAATGACGATTTTAACTATTGTTGCACCATCAACCATAAGGATTACTACGGATAATAAAACCATAACACCAAGTACTTTTTACAGAGATCCAAAGAAGGGCCGTATCTGCTCACAATTGAGAAATAATTCGATCACTATTTGTAACCATCAAATTTACACTGATTGGATATTGCTATGGTGGTTGGCATACACCTCAACGCTTGCAGGAAAGGTTTACATTATGTTAAAGAAATCTTTAGAAAAAATTCCAGTCTTAGGCTATGggatgaagaatttcaattttatatttatggACAGAAAATGGGCTAGTGACAAAGGAACTTTGGACAAGCAGCTTACAGAAATTGATGCCAGAGCAAGAGGTATTAGCAAAATGCAGAAATTGcatgataaagaaataaagaagGCTGACGCTGGTGTTGAACCTTATAATTTGATACTATTCCCAGAAGGAACTGTTCTGTCAGAAAATACAAGAAATCAAAGTCTGGCATATGCAAAAAAAGTGGGGAGAAGCCCATTTAAATGTGTTTTATTGCCACATACGACCGGATTAAGGTTTTCATTGCAAAGATTAAAGCCAAGTTTAGATATTTTATATGATGTGACAATCGGTTATTCTGGCGTCAAGCAAGATGACTATGGCGAAAACACATATGGACTAAAAAGTATCTTCTTTGAAGGTAAATATCCAAAGCTTGTTGATATTTATATCAGGTCGTATGATATCAAAGATATTCCACTTgacaatgaagaagaatttattgaatggATATATAAAGTCTGGCAAGAAAAGGACTTGCTActtgaaaattattataagTATGGATGCTTCCATCAAGATGAAAAACTATCAACATCAGTCGTTAATTCCTTTAAGATTAATCCGCTTGAATTTTATGGAGCCCTGCTATTACCAATATGCACACTTATGTTTGTGTTGATAATCGTCTACATGTCCATATTCTAA
- the FAT1 gene encoding long-chain fatty acid transporter FAT1 (ancestral locus Anc_3.243): protein MKFMTRLISRYTTQATNLGGVHISETLESQDHRNVLFSMAASLRCLNNTKLVFKVPLFIIMRILTLLFRLVRIILSPISYLVNYYLGDYFHGLNERNRIKEDWYIIPYFLKSVFLYIISVKRHRFQTWYIFINQVEKNGDRLAIRYASPLKQKGEYALESYTYKETYDIVLRLSHILSYTYNVQAGDCVGIDCTNKPLFIFLWLAFWNIGAVPAFVNYNAIGNPLVHSLRISNISQVFIDPEASANIVKTEEEIKNALPNIKLNYLDEADLSHTLLNPSSPTFLQDEKLRSPSNLTDFKPAMLIYTSGTTGLPKSAIMSWRKAAIGCQLFGYVLHMNNESTVFTGMPLFHSTAALLGVCAVISQGGCIAIANKFSATNFWKQAYLTEATHIQYVGEVCRYLLHTPVSKYESMHCVKVAYGNGLRPDIWQKFRERFHIEVIGEFYAATEAPFATTSFQRGTFGIGACRNYGTIIQWFLSLQQTLVKMDPNDDSVIYRNKKGFCEVAPVGEPGEMLMRIFFPRKPETSFQGYLGNERETKSKVIRNVFRKGDAWYRCGDLLKSDEYGLWYFLDRMGDTFRWKSENVSTTEVEDEVLLSNENKISQVVVVGIKVPKYEGRAGFAVLKLTTDRDIHTISDEENLAMLNGMLPFLNQSLPKYALPLFVKLVNEIKMTDNHKVLKKLYRDQKLPAGANGKDKIYWLRDYKEYKVLTNEDWFGIESQSLKL from the coding sequence ATGAAATTTATGACACGGTTAATTTCAAGATACACAACTCAGGCAACCAATTTAGGAGGTGTCCATATTAGTGAAACACTAGAGAGTCAAGATCATCGAAACGTCCTGTTCAGTATGGCAGCAAGTTTGAGATGTCTGAACAATACAAAGCTGGTCTTTAAGGTTCCCTTGTTTATCATTATGAGGATACTGACTTTGCTTTTTAGATTGGTGCGTATCATTCTTTCGCCAATTAGCTATTTGGTGAATTATTACCTTGGAGATTATTTCCACGGTTTAAATGAGAGAAATAGAATCAAAGAAGATTGGTATATTATCCCATATTTCCTTAAATCGGTCTTTCTGTATATCATATCCGTGAAGAGACACAGGTTCCAAACATGGtacatatttattaatcaggttgaaaaaaatggagaCCGATTAGCCATTCGTTATGCTAGTCCACTTAAACAGAAAGGTGAATACGCTTTAGAAAGTTATACTTATAAGGAGACATATGATATCGTCTTAAGATTGTCACATATATTGTCGTACACCTATAATGTTCAAGCTGGGGATTGTGTAGGTATTGATTGTACAAACAAGCCACTattcatatttctttggttAGCATTCTGGAATATTGGTGCTGTACCTGCCTTTGTGAACTATAATGCAATCGGTAATCCATTGGTGCATTCACTTAGAATTTCTAATATATCGCAAGTATTTATTGATCCTGAAGCAAGCGCAAATATAGTCAAGACCGAAGAAGAGATTAAAAATGCACTACCcaatattaaattgaattatttagATGAAGCAGATTTGTCACACACATTATTAAATCCATCATCTCCCACATTCCttcaagatgaaaaattaagatCACCAAGTAATCTAACTGATTTCAAGCCTGCTATGTTAATCTATACATCAGGTACCACAGGCCTTCCAAAATCTGCAATTATGTCGTGGAGGAAAGCTGCCATTGGATGTCAGTTGTTTGGTTATGTTTTACatatgaataatgaaagtaCTGTTTTCACTGGGATGCCATTATTTCACTCGACAGCTGCCTTACTAGGTGTATGTGCAGTTATCTCGCAGGGTGGTTGTATAGCGATTGCCAACAAATTTTCAGCTACGAACTTCTGGAAGCAGGCATACCTTACAGAGGCAACTCACATTCAATATGTTGGTGAAGTCTGTAGATATTTACTTCATACTCCTGtttcaaaatatgaatCTATGCATTGTGTAAAGGTTGCATATGGTAACGGGTTAAGGCCTGATATTTGGCAAAAATTTAGAGAGAGATTCCATATTGAAGTTATTGGTGAATTTTATGCTGCAACAGAGGCACCTTTCGCAACTACAAGTTTTCAGAGAGGTACTTTTGGTATTGGTGCTTGTAGAAATTATGGTACAATTATCCAGTGGTTCTTATCTTTACAACAAACGTTAGTTAAAATGGATCCTAATGATGATTCAGTGATCTAcagaaataaaaaaggTTTCTGTGAAGTGGCTCCAGTTGGAGAACCGGGCGAAATGCTAATGAGGATTTTTTTCCCAAGAAAACCTGAAACCTCCTTTCAAGGTTATTTAGGTAATGAGAGGGAAACCAAGTCGAAAGTTATACGTAACGTCTTCAGAAAAGGTGATGCATGGTATAGATGTGgtgatttattaaaatcaGATGAATATGGATTATGGTATTTCCTAGATAGAATGGGAGACACCTTTAGATGGAAATCAGAAAATGTATCTACTACCgaagttgaagatgaagtaCTATTAagtaatgaaaataaaatatcaCAAGTTGTGGTTGTTGGGATTAAGGTTCCAAAATACGAAGGCAGAGCAGGGTTTGCAGTCTTGAAATTGACAACTGATAGAGATATTCATACAatatctgatgaagaaaatcttGCGATGTTAAATGGTATGTTACCATTCTTAAACCAATCTCTTCCAAAATACGCCTTACCTTTATTTGTTAAACTTGTCAATGAAATAAAGATGACTGATAACCATAAGGTGCTAAAGAAACTGTACAGAGATCAGAAACTTCCTGCAGGGGCAAATGGGAAAGATAAAATATACTGGCTACGTGATTATAAGGAATATAAGGTTCTAACAAATGAGGATTGGTTCGGAATTGAATCTCAATCTTTAAAGTTATGA
- the FIG1 gene encoding Fig1p (ancestral locus Anc_3.242), translated as MSITALWFCVKRMPRILALIFNLITIFLTIFLLVGCYNMANQATFLTRYEFDQSSPFYSVIKSSFAAGNKTTGLEKVVIKSGYMGICLEDVPRVYNFQGQEATEACFSRKSVSNNSLFTDLSIELFNIPSTSNNKSTSNKSSTPVKLNILQLAQMTSVNVVHPYILMATIILTIILFLLILYAIVPSLPFKIYLSRFTLILSPVLVLIWGLGSIWAHVGIRASYKFIPAASMGIIKVHKGKKSATMTWFSFAFLLIDCIILWALYLRDRKNLDEEIDKVNATKNSNPYDYYGGSSSSNSSSLHSKV; from the coding sequence ATGTCAATAACTGCCCTCTGGTTCTGTGTCAAACGTATGCCAAGAATCTTAGCCCtaatcttcaatttgataacaatatttttaacaatatttttattagtGGGCTGTTATAACATGGCAAATCAAGCAACTTTCCTAACGCGTTatgaatttgatcaatCTTCGCCATTTTATTCAGTTATAAAATCATCCTTTGCTGCGGGAAATAAGACTACTGGTTTAGAGAAAGTTGTCATTAAGTCAGGTTATATGGGAATCTGCCTTGAAGATGTCCCAAGAGTATATAACTTTCAAGGTCAAGAGGCAACTGAAGCATGTTTCTCCAGAAAGTCGGTTTCCAACAATTCTCTGTTCACTGATCTTTCTATCgaacttttcaatattccaTCGACATCAAACAACAAGTCAACttccaataaatcatcCACACCAGTGAAATTAAACATTCTACAGCTTGCGCAGATGACTTCAGTAAACGTTGTCCACCCATATATACTAATGGCAACTATTATTCTAACCATTATCCTATTTCTTTTAATCCTTTATGCTATAGTTCCAAGTTTACcattcaaaatatatttaagCAGGTTCACCTTAATTTTAAGTCCCGTGTTGGTTCTCATATGGGGACTTGGATCAATATGGGCCCATGTTGGGATTCGTGCAAGTTATAAATTTATACCTGCAGCTAGCATGGGTATCATTAAGGTTCACAAGGGTAAGAAATCAGCAACAATGACATGGTTTAGTTTTGCATTCTTACTAATAGACTGTATCATTTTATGGGCTTTGTATTTGAGGGACAGAAAGAACCtggatgaagaaattgataaggTAAATGCAACAAAAAATAGCAATCCTTATGACTATTATGGAGGGTCCagttcttcaaattcatcaagtCTGCATTCAAAGGTATGA
- the ATP3 gene encoding F1F0 ATP synthase subunit gamma (ancestral locus Anc_3.241) has translation MLSRTITNVVRSPVVGVYGMNCIRPQMARNYATLKEVETRLKSIKNIEKITKTMKIVASTRLGKAQKAKATANKVDEADQQFYKNAETKSLVSEDAQEPPKELLIAITSDKGLCGSIHSQLAKSVRRHLVNAPNADIVVIGDKIKMQLLRSNPDNIKLAFNGVGKDAPTFQESASIVDKILSEFDTRSYPKISIYFNDPISSLSFECMHKPLFNPEAIEKSPAYGKFDIDNDANVSADLFEYTFTTQIFTAMAKGHAAEISARRTAMDNASKNAGDMITRYSILYNRTRQAVITNELVDIITGASTLD, from the coding sequence ATGCTTTCAAGAACAATCACTAATGTCGTGCGTTCACCTGTGGTAGGAGTTTACGGAATGAACTGCATTCGTCCTCAAATGGCAAGAAACTACGCTACTTTAAAGGAAGTGGAGACTCGTTTGAAATCTATCAAGAATATCGAAAAGATTACCaaaacaatgaaaattGTTGCTTCTACAAGATTGGGTAAGGCACAAAAGGCTAAAGCGACCGCTAATAAAGTTGACGAGGCAGATCAACAATTCTATAAGAATGCAGAAACTAAATCATTAGTCAGTGAAGACGCACAAGAACCTCCAAAGGAATTGCTTATTGCAATTACTTCCGACAAAGGTTTATGTGGGTCCATTCATTCTCAATTAGCAAAAAGTGTCAGAAGACATTTAGTCAATGCGCCTAACGCAGATATTGTTGTCATTGGAGATAAGATTAAGATGCAATTACTAAGAAGTAACCCTGATAATATTAAGTTGGCGTTCAATGGTGTCGGTAAAGATGCTCCAACGTTCCAAGAATCAGCCTCTATAGTTGACAAAATTTTGAGTGAATTTGATACTCGTTCATATCCAAAGATATCAATCTATTTCAACGACCCAATTAGTTCGTTATCGTTCGAATGTATGCACAAGCCCCTTTTCAATCCGGAAGCCATTGAAAAGTCACCTGCATATggtaaatttgatattgataatgaCGCAAACGTTTCAGctgatttatttgaatatactTTTACAACTCAAATCTTTACTGCCATGGCAAAGGGACATGCAGCTGAGATTTCAGCTAGAAGAACTGCAATGGATAATGCATCTAAGAATGCAGGGGATATGATCACAAGATATTCTATTCTATACAATAGAACAAGACAAGCTGTTATCACTAATGAATTGGTCGATATTATTACCGGTGCCTCCACATTGGATTAA
- the NCAS0I01800 gene encoding uncharacterized protein (ancestral locus Anc_3.233) yields the protein MPASKTSTTDSATDKQKLSHTEQHYFDSYDHYGIHEEMLQDSVRTLSYRNAIIQNKDLFKDKVVLDVGCGTGILSMFAAKHGAKHVIGVDMSSIIEMARELVELNGFSDKITLLRGKLEDVVLPYDKVDIIISEWMGYFLLYESMLDTVLYARDRYLVEDGLIFPDKCSIHIAGLEDSEFKQEKMNYWHDVYGFDYSPFIPLIMKEPIVDTVDNNLVNTTRCKLIEFDLNTVKLEDLSFKADFKVEAKRQDWINGVICWFDTVFPAPKGETPITFSTGAHAPYTHWKQTVFYLADDLECEAGDILKGTVTCSPNNRNNRDLDVKIDYDFIAKGVAGAERSKKNENTYLMH from the coding sequence ATGCCAGCTAGTAAGACCTCCACCACCGATTCTGCCACCGACAAGCAGAAACTAAGCCACACGGAACAACATTATTTCGATTCCTACGATCATTATGGTATCCACGAGGAAATGTTACAAGATTCCGTGCGTACCTTATCCTATAGAAACGCCATCATTCAAAACAAAGACCTATTCAAGGATAAGGTCGTTTTAGATGTTGGTTGTGGTACAGGGATCTTGTCCATGTTTGCTGCCAAGCACGGTGCCAAGCATGTCATCGGTGTTGATATGTCCAGCATCATTGAAATGGCCCGTGAATTAGTTGAATTAAACGGGTTTTCAGACAAGATTACTTTATTACGTGgtaaattggaagatgtCGTGCTACCCTACGATAAAgttgatattattatctcGGAATGGATGGGTTATTTCTTACTTTACGAGTCCATGTTAGATACTGTTCTTTATGCTCGTGATCGTTATCTTGTGGAAGACGGGTTGATTTTCCCAGATAAATGTTCAATCCATATTGCTGGGTTAGAAGATTCCGAGTTCAAGCAAGaaaagatgaattattggCATGATGTGTATGGATTTGATTATTCTCCATTCATCCCATTAATCATGAAAGAACCTATTGTAGACACAGTGGATAACAATCTAGTGAACACTACAAGATGTAAATTAATCGAATTCGATTTGAATACTgtgaaattggaagatcTTTCTTTTAAGGCTGATTTTAAAGTGGAAGCTAAGAGACAAGATTGGATCAATGGTGTCATTTGTTGGTTTGACACTGTATTCCCTGCTCCAAAAGGGGAAACTCCAATTACTTTCTCCACAGGTGCTCATGCGCCATATACTCATTGGAAGCAAACCGTGTTTTACTTAGCTGATGATTTGGAATGTGAAGCAGGTGATATTCTAAAGGGTACAGTGACGTGTTCTCCAAACAACCGTAACAATAGAGACTTGGATGTCAAGATTGACTACGATTTCATTGCCAAGGGTGTTGCTGGCGCCGAAAGATcgaagaagaatgaaaatacATATTTAATGCATTAG
- the PDX3 gene encoding pyridoxamine-phosphate oxidase PDX3 (ancestral locus Anc_3.236) — MADNPDRTQTPIIFAPKTYQYDKSTLKEADLLPDPIDQFTKWFEEAKKDPRETLPEAITFASAELPSGRVSSRILLFKELDHRGFTIYSNWMTSRKAEDIKSNPHGAINFFWKDLQRQVRVEGLTEHVNRETSERYFHTRPRGSKIGAWASPQSKELKDRAELDELAKKNAERFVNVEDIPCPDYWGGLRIVPLEIEFWQGRPNRLHDRFVYRRASEHDPWKIVRLAP, encoded by the coding sequence ATGGCTGACAACCCAGATAGAACGCAAACACCAATAATCTTTGCACCAAAGACATATCAATATGATAAATCCACTTTGAAGGAAGCAGACCTTCTCCCTGATCCAATTGATCAATTCACGAAATGGTTCGAGGAAGCCAAGAAGGATCCTCGAGAAACACTGCCTGAAGCAATCACTTTTGCCTCTGCTGAATTACCTAGTGGTAGAGTCTCATCAAGaatcttattatttaaGGAATTAGATCACCGTGGGTTCACCATCTATTCCAATTGGATGACTTCTAGAAAAGCCGAGGATATCAAGTCAAACCCACATGGTGccattaatttcttttggaaGGATTTACAAAGACAAGTTAGAGTGGAAGGTCTTACGGAGCATGTCAATCGTGAAACCTCAGAACGTTACTTCCACACGAGACCTCGTGGTTCCAAGATCGGTGCCTGGGCCTCACCTCAATcgaaagaattgaaagacAGAGCCgaattggatgaattagCAAAGAAGAACGCAGAAAGATTCGTGAATGTAGAAGATATACCATGTCCAGATTATTGGGGTGGGTTAAGAATTGTTCCCttagaaattgaattctGGCAGGGAAGACCAAATCGTTTGCATGATCGTTTTGTTTACAGAAGAGCTTCAGAGCACGATCCATGGAAGATCGTAAGATTGGCACCATGA
- the RPN4 gene encoding stress-regulated transcription factor RPN4 (ancestral locus Anc_3.173), translating into MASTDLFLRRTLTDVLEDELYHLNSDCYQDTSVYPTYYNAAQLPLKERLCNSQLSLCSPSSSSNTQANTSTNSPAASVIANNENPTSYFNVNLQDLNMFSKYADPSLTTTTTKDKEREKKNNINKLNFHIQRNHRNLLAKVKTINLRSIQKEPRPNESAPFVSNIINGPVTSSVEEPIKMSTEVFDNIYKDINVTTPDSDNTFSMNETNQDLDFLDTIDETKFDWPLRDNTLKGTDTKVIFDNEFKEEMDEDEEDSDLDDDMELSPLSESDFKSSQLVDNENTYHHQSMIPTPLTSENSSPRESLKPVITLPSSSSTSNKPISNLKLNIPKDFTMKSNEEKRKESLIEELRKSSYSIKKPASIEESLKAITESSTDETYTCRIINLTTNEPCCAQFSRSYDLTRHQNTIHASKKTVFRCSECIKSLGNEGYDKTFSRLDALTRHIKSKHDDLSTIERKQVTKFAKENIGYVIG; encoded by the coding sequence ATACATCTGTCTATCCAACTTATTATAATGCTGCTCAACTTCCTTTGAAAGAAAGGTTATGCAATAGTCAATTATCATTATGTTCTCCATCCTCTTCTAGTAATACCCAAGCAAACACATCAACTAATTCACCAGCTGCTTCAGTCATCGCTAATAATGAGAATCCAACAAGCTACTTCAATGTGAATCTACAAGATCTTAACATGTTTAGCAAATATGCTGATCCTTCATTAACGACAACGACAACCAAGGATAAGGAAAgggaaaagaagaacaatatTAATAAGCTGAATTTTCATATCCAAAGAAATCATAGGAATCTACTAGCCAAAGTGAAAACGATAAATCTACGGAGTATACAGAAGGAACCAAGACCCAATGAAAGTGCTCCCTTTGTTAGTAATATTATAAATGGTCCAGTAACCAGTTCTGTTGAAGAACCTATTAAGATGAGTACAGAGGTATTTGATAACATCTACAAGGATATAAACGTTACTACACCAGATTCTGATAAtacattttcaatgaatgaaaCAAATCAAGATTTAGATTTCTTAGATACGATAGACGAGACCAAATTTGATTGGCCTTTGAGGGACAATACCCTTAAGGGTACTGATACTAAGgtaatatttgataatgaatttaaagaagaaatggatGAGGACGAAGAAGATTCTGATCTTGACGATGACATGGAACTCTCACCATTGTCAGAAAGtgatttcaaatcttcacAATTAGTTGACAATGAAAATACTTACCATCATCAATCAATGATACCTACACCTTTGACTAGTGAAAACTCCTCACCAAGAGAATCTTTGAAACCAGTGATAACTCTCccatcctcatcatctaCATCGAATAAACCAATTTCCAATcttaaattgaatatacCGAAAGATTTCACTATGAAATcgaatgaagaaaagaggaaagaatCGTTAATTGAAGAACTAAGGAAATCATCATATTCCATAAAGAAACCTGCTTCAATAGAAGAATCTTTAAAAGCAATAACGGAATCTTCAACAGATGAGACATACACATGCAGAATAATAAACTTAACTACTAATGAACCTTGTTGTGCTCAATTTTCAAGATCGTATGATTTGACGAGACACCAAAATACTATCCATGCTTCAAAGAAGACAGTATTCCGTTGTTCTGAATGTATTAAGTCTTTAGGAAATGAAGGTTACGATAAGACTTTTTCAAGGTTGGATGCTTTGACAAGACATATTAAATCTAAGCACGATGATTTATCAACTATTGAACGTAAGCAAGTGACTAAATTTGCTAAGGAAAACATTGGATATGTTATCGGTTAA